A region from the Hypericibacter adhaerens genome encodes:
- the mutL gene encoding DNA mismatch repair endonuclease MutL: MTIRLLPPDLVNRIAAGEVVERPASAVKELVENALDAGATRIEVMLREGGRSLILVEDDGAGMTPGELELAVERHATSKLPDDDLVHIATLGFRGEALPSIGAVSRLTLASRKRGADSAWSLALEAGAKGRPQPAALAQGTRVEVRDLFFATPARLKFLKAPRTELGHAEEVVKRLAMAHPEVAFTLRDETRVLFRYPAPGGDLVGGPEAARLARLGAIMGRDFQENALALAAEREGIRLTGHVGLPTLNRATADQQFLFVNGRPVRDRLLQGAVRGAYQDFLARDRHPLVALFLDLPPEAVDVNVHPAKAEVRFRDSGLVRGLIVGAIRHALAEAGHRAATTVAGAALGAFRPETGWGGEPALAGAGRPSGFFQGNYGNWCGGTVPHRLAEAAVQAFAPLEGFDRPSARADAASETTSPDAQRYPLGVARGQLHETYIVAQTADGIVIVDQHAAHERLVYERMKQALAETGVARQGLLIPEVVELEESAVARLVKRAPELAELGLVLEGFGPGAVVVREVPAMLGPTDVKGLVQDLADELAALGEALSLKERLEHVCGTMACHGSVRAGRRLTQPEMDALLRQMEATPHSGQCNHGRPTYVELKLADIERLFGRR; this comes from the coding sequence ATGACGATTCGCCTCCTGCCCCCCGACCTGGTCAACCGCATCGCCGCCGGCGAGGTGGTGGAGCGGCCGGCCTCGGCCGTGAAGGAGCTGGTCGAGAACGCGCTCGATGCCGGCGCCACGCGGATCGAGGTGATGCTGCGCGAGGGCGGCCGGAGCCTGATCCTGGTCGAGGATGACGGCGCCGGCATGACGCCCGGGGAGCTCGAGCTCGCGGTCGAGCGCCACGCCACCTCGAAGCTCCCCGACGACGACCTGGTCCATATCGCAACCCTGGGCTTCCGCGGCGAGGCGCTGCCCTCGATCGGCGCCGTCAGCCGGCTCACGCTCGCCAGCCGCAAGCGCGGGGCCGACAGCGCCTGGAGCCTCGCGCTCGAGGCGGGCGCCAAGGGCCGGCCCCAGCCGGCGGCCTTGGCCCAGGGCACGCGCGTCGAGGTGCGCGACCTCTTCTTCGCCACCCCGGCCCGCCTCAAGTTCCTCAAGGCGCCGCGCACCGAGCTCGGCCATGCCGAGGAGGTGGTGAAGCGCCTCGCCATGGCCCATCCCGAGGTGGCCTTCACGCTGCGCGACGAGACGCGGGTGCTGTTCCGCTACCCGGCACCCGGCGGCGATCTGGTCGGCGGGCCCGAGGCGGCGCGGCTCGCCCGGCTCGGTGCCATCATGGGCCGCGACTTCCAGGAGAACGCCCTGGCGCTTGCCGCCGAGCGTGAGGGCATCCGGCTCACCGGGCATGTCGGCCTGCCGACGCTCAACCGCGCCACCGCCGACCAGCAGTTCCTCTTCGTCAATGGCCGGCCGGTGCGCGACCGGCTGCTGCAAGGCGCGGTGCGCGGCGCCTATCAGGATTTCCTCGCCCGCGACCGCCATCCGCTGGTGGCGCTCTTCCTCGACCTGCCGCCCGAGGCGGTGGACGTGAACGTCCATCCCGCCAAGGCCGAGGTGCGGTTCCGCGATTCGGGGCTGGTGCGCGGCCTCATCGTCGGCGCCATCCGCCATGCGCTGGCCGAGGCGGGCCATCGCGCTGCCACCACGGTCGCCGGCGCGGCGCTGGGCGCCTTCCGCCCGGAGACGGGATGGGGCGGCGAGCCCGCGCTCGCCGGTGCCGGGCGGCCTTCGGGCTTCTTCCAGGGGAACTATGGCAATTGGTGCGGCGGCACCGTGCCGCATCGCCTGGCCGAGGCGGCGGTGCAGGCCTTCGCGCCGCTCGAGGGTTTCGACCGGCCGTCGGCCCGCGCGGACGCCGCCTCCGAGACGACGTCGCCCGACGCGCAGCGCTATCCGCTGGGCGTCGCCCGCGGCCAGCTCCACGAGACCTATATCGTGGCGCAGACGGCCGACGGGATCGTGATCGTCGACCAGCATGCGGCCCACGAGCGCCTCGTCTATGAGCGCATGAAGCAGGCGCTGGCCGAGACCGGCGTGGCACGGCAGGGGCTCCTGATCCCCGAGGTGGTGGAGCTGGAAGAGAGCGCGGTGGCGCGGCTGGTCAAGCGCGCGCCCGAGCTGGCCGAGCTCGGCCTCGTGCTCGAGGGCTTCGGGCCCGGCGCCGTCGTGGTGCGCGAGGTGCCGGCGATGCTGGGGCCGACCGACGTGAAGGGGCTGGTGCAGGATCTGGCCGACGAGCTGGCGGCGCTGGGCGAGGCGCTCTCGCTCAAGGAGCGGCTTGAGCATGTCTGCGGCACCATGGCCTGCCATGGCAGCGTGCGCGCCGGCCGCCGCCTGACCCAGCCCGAGATGGACGCGCTCCTGCGCCAGATGGAGGCGACACCCCATTCCGGCCAGTGCAACCACGGCCGCCCCACCTATGTGGAGCTCAAGCTCGCCGACATCGAGCGGCTGTTCGGGCGGCGGTAG
- a CDS encoding DUF6675 family protein translates to MPCSGASISPSPPFANPPHFHTWSGHELERWHPPACFGWPPGDFTILTVLSGAFAFDGTGDDLLARFGAVSAFKGIQYWSRSDDRWETFITDAAALEDASPRGRRADFTLGELKAGGDLYFLRADDRSSRPVVYDMHVDEATPDRIVVRIGNVSPVMAFIVTAFDAGAIRSTYILEKTAPGRWGYYAMTELDEGLMVIGNYEEDYRTRNLAIFRHLAGIPTDQAPAVTQ, encoded by the coding sequence ATGCCTTGCAGCGGCGCTTCGATCTCGCCTTCTCCCCCCTTTGCCAACCCACCCCACTTCCACACCTGGAGCGGCCACGAGCTCGAGCGCTGGCACCCGCCCGCCTGCTTCGGCTGGCCGCCGGGCGACTTCACGATCCTCACCGTCCTCTCCGGCGCGTTCGCCTTCGACGGCACGGGCGACGATCTGCTCGCGCGCTTCGGCGCGGTGTCGGCCTTCAAGGGCATCCAATACTGGTCGCGCTCCGACGATCGCTGGGAGACCTTCATCACCGACGCCGCGGCGCTCGAGGATGCGAGCCCGCGGGGGCGGCGCGCCGATTTCACGCTGGGTGAGCTCAAGGCCGGCGGCGATCTCTATTTCCTGCGCGCGGACGACCGCAGCTCGCGGCCCGTGGTCTACGACATGCACGTGGACGAAGCCACGCCCGACCGGATCGTGGTGCGCATCGGCAATGTCAGCCCGGTCATGGCCTTCATCGTCACCGCCTTCGATGCCGGCGCCATCCGCTCCACCTACATCCTCGAGAAGACGGCACCCGGCCGCTGGGGCTATTACGCGATGACCGAGCTCGACGAGGGCCTGATGGTGATCGGCAACTACGAGGAAGACTACCGCACGCGCAACCTCGCCATCTTCCGCCATCTCGCCGGCATCCCGACCGACCAGGCGCCGGCCGTCACGCAATAG
- a CDS encoding endonuclease domain-containing protein, which yields MFGDIENARRLPKGATDAERKLWSALRQRQIGGFKFRRQVPIGDFVADFACLHARLVIEVDGGQHDVEREKDAARTARLNARGYRVIRFWNNDVLTNLDGVVRTIVTALHDHPPPQPPPQGGR from the coding sequence GTGTTCGGGGACATCGAGAACGCCCGCCGCCTGCCAAAGGGAGCCACCGACGCGGAACGCAAGCTGTGGTCGGCCTTGCGGCAAAGGCAGATCGGTGGGTTCAAGTTTCGTCGCCAAGTGCCCATCGGCGACTTCGTCGCTGATTTTGCCTGTCTCCACGCGCGGCTGGTTATCGAGGTCGATGGCGGGCAGCACGACGTGGAGCGGGAGAAGGATGCTGCCCGGACGGCGCGGCTGAACGCGCGTGGCTACCGCGTTATCCGGTTCTGGAACAATGATGTTTTGACCAATCTGGATGGTGTCGTCCGCACAATCGTCACCGCGCTCCACGATCACCCCCCACCCCAGCCTCCCCCTCAAGGGGGGAGGTGA
- a CDS encoding pseudouridine synthase, translating to MSDPTDKPDVPPDDPIPPRPEGERIAKRLARAGLCSRRDAERWIAEGRVAVDGKTLTSPALNVTAASRITVDGDPIPETAPTRLWRYHKPRGLLTTTRDPEGRPTIFDELPEELPRVITVGRLDLNSEGLLLLTNDGALARKLELPATGWIRRYRVRVNGQVEPEALAGLAQGVTIEGVRYGAVRAQLDRQQGDNAWLTMALTEGKNREVRRICEHLGWRVNRLIRVAYGPFQLGHLEPGAVEEVSARVVREQVSGESGPTDKKGATAAEKRRLREAAHEARRQEKRDERRTAEPKTLRPGKREREARRGSASAPGAGGRGAAAPKGSKGRGPHASKGFGERGRDAEGRRAGFGKGEGTPFAAREARRSDEPEGRRFGKPEHEDRRGRPGAGETRRGQQGRAKGTAARDEGRPPSRRDQPDRPDRTGSRGKPGHRPASPKGSGGRGPSSPKGSGGRGHAHRRRPS from the coding sequence ATGTCCGACCCCACCGACAAGCCCGACGTCCCGCCCGACGATCCCATCCCCCCGCGTCCCGAGGGCGAGCGGATCGCCAAGCGGCTGGCGCGGGCGGGGCTCTGCTCGCGGCGCGATGCGGAGCGCTGGATCGCGGAGGGTCGCGTCGCGGTCGACGGCAAGACGCTCACCAGCCCGGCCCTCAACGTGACCGCCGCCTCGCGCATCACGGTCGACGGCGATCCCATCCCGGAGACGGCGCCGACGCGGCTCTGGCGCTACCACAAGCCGCGCGGGCTCCTCACCACCACCCGCGATCCCGAAGGCCGCCCCACCATTTTCGACGAGCTGCCGGAGGAACTGCCGCGCGTCATCACGGTCGGGCGGCTCGATCTCAATTCCGAGGGGCTGCTGCTCTTGACCAACGACGGCGCGCTGGCGAGGAAGCTCGAATTGCCCGCCACCGGCTGGATCCGGCGCTACCGCGTGCGGGTCAACGGCCAGGTCGAGCCGGAAGCGCTGGCGGGCCTCGCCCAGGGCGTCACGATCGAGGGCGTCCGGTACGGCGCGGTCCGGGCACAGCTCGACCGGCAGCAGGGCGACAATGCCTGGCTCACCATGGCGCTGACCGAGGGCAAGAACCGCGAGGTGCGGCGCATCTGCGAGCATCTGGGCTGGCGGGTGAACCGCCTCATCCGCGTCGCCTACGGGCCGTTCCAGCTCGGCCATCTCGAGCCCGGCGCGGTCGAGGAGGTCTCGGCGCGCGTGGTGCGCGAGCAGGTGAGCGGCGAAAGCGGGCCCACCGACAAGAAAGGGGCCACCGCGGCCGAGAAGCGGCGCCTGCGCGAGGCGGCGCACGAGGCCCGGCGCCAGGAGAAGCGCGACGAGCGCCGCACGGCCGAGCCCAAGACGCTGCGGCCGGGCAAGCGCGAGCGCGAGGCGCGGCGGGGCTCCGCCTCGGCGCCGGGTGCCGGCGGGCGGGGTGCCGCTGCGCCGAAAGGTTCCAAGGGACGCGGCCCTCATGCGTCCAAGGGCTTCGGCGAACGGGGCCGGGACGCCGAAGGACGGCGGGCCGGTTTCGGGAAGGGCGAGGGAACGCCGTTCGCGGCGCGCGAGGCCCGGCGCAGCGACGAGCCGGAAGGGCGGCGCTTCGGCAAGCCCGAACACGAGGATCGCCGCGGCCGGCCGGGTGCCGGCGAGACCCGGCGCGGGCAGCAGGGGCGTGCCAAGGGAACCGCCGCGCGAGACGAGGGACGCCCGCCTTCCCGCCGCGACCAACCGGACCGCCCGGACAGGACGGGTTCGCGCGGCAAGCCGGGACACCGCCCGGCTTCGCCCAAGGGCTCCGGAGGGCGCGGCCCCTCTTCGCCCAAAGGCTCCGGGGGACGTGGCCATGCGCATCGTCGCCGGCCGTCATAG
- a CDS encoding chloramphenicol phosphotransferase CPT family protein, translated as MIRKGRIIHLNGVGSAGKSSIAKALQQIAAGPWLHVQMDTFLEMLPLAWQDHPEAFAYETIMEEGKPSVRITGGPVGERLMQGMRDAIVALAAAGNDLIIDDVMIDQETKDAYAKALAGFEILRVGIHAPLELLEERERRRADRFPGTSRWQFGQVHRNMRYDLELDTSRMTAMECAEAIQRQFGL; from the coding sequence ATGATTCGCAAGGGCCGCATCATCCATCTCAACGGCGTCGGCAGCGCCGGCAAGAGCTCGATCGCCAAGGCGCTGCAGCAGATCGCGGCCGGGCCCTGGCTCCATGTGCAGATGGACACGTTCCTCGAGATGCTGCCCCTCGCCTGGCAGGACCATCCCGAGGCCTTCGCCTACGAGACGATCATGGAGGAGGGCAAGCCCTCGGTGCGGATCACCGGCGGCCCCGTGGGCGAGCGGCTGATGCAGGGCATGCGCGACGCGATCGTGGCGCTCGCCGCGGCCGGCAACGACCTCATCATCGACGATGTGATGATCGACCAGGAAACCAAGGATGCCTACGCGAAGGCACTCGCGGGCTTCGAGATCCTCAGGGTCGGCATCCACGCGCCGCTCGAGCTGCTGGAGGAACGCGAGCGCCGGCGCGCCGACCGCTTCCCCGGCACCTCGCGCTGGCAGTTCGGCCAGGTGCACCGGAACATGCGCTACGATCTCGAGCTCGACACGAGCCGGATGACGGCGATGGAATGCGCCGAGGCGATCCAGCGGCAGTTCGGGCTCTAG
- a CDS encoding GTP pyrophosphokinase, producing the protein MKFEEYEREQFFKYEEFAQVVGMILSNAIDASGLPKPQSIRHRAKSPKSLKERLEEADKLDSPHIEEHRRDLAGVRIIFYTNSDVEKFLNARLIFENFDVEKGTVRIHHPTKENQERRYRGIHYTINLKNNRTKLAEYSRYAGMRCEIQVQTILNHAWSETSHDIAYKNKLPKGFGRDAMEAIRNRLNRIMDQYLMPAGYEFQRVQHDYERLLQGKKLFDRDLLTAITVASDNNLRHEILISLRDEVIPNYDDVSAIYDDLMASLVSAVKGAKESKPKPIETPFGQLEGKTAADVTSAAVDIIDALRYIDVSKTFDVLCKLFDHAPSEEASQRIIKAAERLAGYDQPVWEKVGPAVQVLLVDAAARVRADQNPTTAPLLIATYRALLSLEIEGTIWRADSVTLTRASMPVLPDVLVIRGKAIASLFDLFTKATSDEEKRTILSALRGSTRLPHEHSNQLLRQCILDAIRIVEFLATHASSLSYEIREWMEEGYLFDYHRARQIADDIQDKFGCASDARQLMASIIQLRDCINQDQLYVRYKTLVGFRTVLPEHWSDEDWPYDEVEKFRLNEAQRFVDEINTGNESEWLGFIERCATTQSNDAATFPIFSQFLTMLAKQKPEIAHNYLTRATDDLLRFLPAFLSGLFESKAKELYLNCLDYYLHEGTHLPSLIRHYRISKPGRPEFITAVLKRAIATADEATVTHCLLFALEGTSGDGVPSSNEFFVPAISFLTGLKSTHWVRQAWMAHKETPFFNKIDIAEARLLLANLIEAPAIDYRAEEILCRIAEKWLPMVWGFFSERIAHPAERTIDGRYDAIPYQFHKLHKELAKEPALAIETTRTMYAVDSEAFRFRGGRLFHITYPEFSAEISRRLCELITNGSKADAEYAIGIMMNYHGEAAIHDVLKCIVAKYPNDEEVLAGVRISIDSTGTTVGEYGRVEAMRQKKAAIASWLSDPNPDIRAFAERHTLDLGTEIADEQRRAEQRQALRRLEYDKDDDGNED; encoded by the coding sequence ATGAAGTTTGAAGAGTACGAGCGCGAGCAGTTCTTCAAATACGAGGAATTCGCACAAGTCGTTGGCATGATTCTTTCCAACGCGATTGATGCTAGTGGCCTGCCAAAGCCACAGTCGATTCGGCATCGCGCGAAGTCACCCAAAAGCCTGAAGGAGCGTCTGGAAGAAGCAGATAAACTCGACTCTCCACACATCGAAGAACACCGGCGAGATCTCGCCGGTGTTCGGATTATCTTCTATACCAATTCTGATGTAGAAAAGTTCCTGAACGCACGCCTGATCTTCGAAAATTTTGACGTCGAAAAGGGTACTGTTCGTATTCACCACCCGACTAAAGAGAATCAAGAGCGTCGATATCGCGGCATCCACTATACAATTAACCTCAAAAATAACCGCACCAAGCTAGCTGAGTATTCTCGCTACGCGGGAATGCGATGTGAAATTCAAGTGCAGACAATTTTGAATCACGCTTGGTCCGAAACATCTCATGACATCGCTTACAAGAACAAACTGCCAAAGGGCTTCGGTCGCGATGCTATGGAGGCCATTAGGAATCGCCTCAATCGAATCATGGATCAGTACCTAATGCCGGCTGGCTATGAATTTCAACGCGTGCAACATGACTATGAGCGCTTATTGCAAGGCAAGAAACTCTTCGATCGTGACTTACTGACAGCGATTACGGTGGCGTCGGACAATAACCTACGCCATGAGATACTAATATCATTGCGAGACGAGGTAATCCCGAACTACGACGACGTCTCAGCAATATATGACGATCTCATGGCTTCGCTAGTGTCGGCCGTCAAAGGAGCAAAAGAATCAAAACCAAAACCGATTGAAACGCCATTTGGTCAGTTGGAAGGAAAGACCGCAGCAGACGTAACGAGCGCTGCAGTCGACATTATAGACGCCCTCAGGTACATCGACGTCTCCAAAACATTCGATGTCTTATGCAAACTTTTCGATCACGCTCCAAGCGAGGAAGCTAGTCAACGAATCATAAAAGCGGCAGAGCGTCTGGCAGGGTATGACCAACCGGTATGGGAAAAGGTGGGGCCCGCAGTACAAGTTCTTCTGGTCGATGCAGCAGCCCGTGTCCGGGCTGATCAAAATCCAACCACCGCTCCGTTGCTTATCGCGACGTATAGAGCACTCTTGAGCTTAGAGATTGAGGGCACGATTTGGAGGGCGGACTCTGTCACATTGACCAGAGCGTCTATGCCCGTTTTACCTGACGTATTGGTAATTCGCGGCAAGGCCATCGCTTCTCTCTTCGACCTCTTCACCAAAGCAACCTCCGATGAAGAGAAGCGAACCATCCTGTCAGCGCTCCGAGGATCCACTCGCCTACCGCACGAGCACTCGAATCAACTACTTAGACAATGCATTCTAGACGCAATTCGCATTGTCGAGTTCCTCGCAACACACGCGAGTAGCTTGTCGTACGAGATCCGAGAGTGGATGGAAGAGGGCTATCTCTTTGATTACCATCGAGCCCGTCAAATCGCCGATGACATTCAGGACAAGTTTGGATGTGCGTCGGATGCTCGCCAACTGATGGCGTCAATCATCCAACTCCGCGATTGTATCAATCAGGACCAGCTCTATGTGCGTTACAAAACCTTAGTAGGGTTTCGCACCGTGCTTCCTGAGCATTGGAGCGATGAAGACTGGCCCTACGACGAGGTGGAGAAGTTTCGGTTGAATGAGGCCCAACGATTTGTTGACGAGATTAATACCGGCAACGAGAGCGAATGGCTTGGCTTTATAGAAAGGTGCGCGACTACCCAGTCGAATGACGCAGCTACCTTTCCAATTTTCAGCCAGTTTCTGACTATGCTTGCTAAACAGAAGCCCGAGATTGCTCACAACTACCTAACACGAGCTACCGATGATCTATTGAGGTTTCTGCCGGCCTTTCTTTCTGGTTTGTTTGAATCTAAAGCAAAGGAACTCTACCTGAATTGTCTTGATTATTACCTCCACGAAGGCACACATCTGCCCTCGCTGATCCGTCACTATCGCATATCTAAGCCAGGTAGACCGGAATTCATCACTGCGGTTTTAAAAAGGGCAATAGCCACAGCGGACGAAGCAACGGTAACTCACTGTCTACTCTTTGCACTGGAAGGTACCTCTGGCGATGGCGTCCCAAGTAGTAACGAATTTTTTGTTCCTGCAATCTCCTTTCTAACGGGCTTGAAAAGCACTCATTGGGTCCGCCAAGCCTGGATGGCTCACAAAGAAACTCCTTTCTTTAATAAGATCGATATTGCAGAGGCGCGCTTGCTCTTAGCGAATCTGATCGAGGCCCCTGCAATAGACTACCGGGCGGAGGAAATACTTTGTCGAATAGCGGAGAAATGGCTCCCTATGGTGTGGGGTTTCTTTAGCGAACGTATTGCACATCCAGCGGAGCGGACAATCGATGGCAGATACGACGCAATTCCATATCAGTTCCACAAACTGCATAAAGAGCTTGCGAAAGAGCCAGCATTGGCGATTGAAACTACCCGCACAATGTATGCCGTGGACTCAGAAGCGTTTCGCTTTCGGGGCGGTCGGCTCTTTCACATCACATATCCTGAATTTTCAGCGGAGATCTCGCGCAGGCTCTGCGAATTGATAACCAATGGGAGCAAAGCAGATGCAGAGTATGCTATCGGAATAATGATGAACTATCATGGGGAGGCCGCGATCCACGACGTCTTGAAGTGCATTGTCGCCAAGTATCCTAACGATGAAGAAGTGCTCGCTGGTGTCCGTATTAGCATCGATAGCACCGGCACAACTGTCGGTGAGTACGGGCGGGTCGAAGCAATGCGTCAGAAGAAGGCGGCGATTGCATCGTGGCTTTCGGACCCAAATCCAGACATAAGGGCATTTGCAGAGCGCCATACCCTTGATCTTGGTACCGAAATTGCGGATGAACAACGTCGCGCAGAGCAACGACAGGCACTGAGAAGGCTAGAATACGATAAGGATGACGACGGAAATGAAGACTAA
- a CDS encoding gamma-glutamyl-gamma-aminobutyrate hydrolase family protein produces the protein MSARNGKTTKAAQDGGRPTIGVTLDSEEPGGYSKFPWYAVRQNYADAVVKAGGLPLFLPHEPDQVADYLALIDGLVVTGGAFDIDPSLFGAKDKHPTVKLKGRRTEFEWKITQAAVERDLPVLGICGGQQLLNVVLGGTLIQHIPDEVEGPLAHEQPNPRDEPGHSVRIVSGTLLHKITGAASLAVNSAHHQAAKSVGPGILVDATAEDGVIEGIEDPRHRFVLGVQWHPEFSITTGDEKIFKAFVDAAKG, from the coding sequence ATGAGCGCCCGCAACGGCAAGACGACGAAGGCGGCCCAGGACGGCGGGCGCCCCACCATCGGCGTCACGCTCGATTCCGAGGAGCCGGGCGGCTACTCGAAATTCCCCTGGTATGCCGTGCGGCAGAACTATGCCGACGCGGTGGTGAAGGCGGGCGGGCTGCCGCTCTTCCTGCCGCACGAGCCGGACCAGGTGGCGGACTATCTGGCGCTCATCGACGGGCTGGTCGTCACGGGCGGCGCCTTCGACATCGATCCTTCGCTCTTCGGCGCCAAGGACAAGCACCCGACGGTGAAGCTCAAGGGAAGGCGCACCGAATTCGAATGGAAGATCACCCAGGCCGCGGTCGAGCGTGACCTGCCGGTGCTCGGCATCTGCGGCGGGCAGCAGCTCCTCAATGTCGTGCTGGGCGGCACGCTCATCCAGCATATCCCCGACGAGGTCGAGGGCCCGCTCGCCCATGAGCAGCCCAATCCCCGGGACGAGCCCGGCCACAGCGTGCGGATCGTGAGCGGCACGCTGCTTCACAAGATCACCGGCGCCGCCTCGCTCGCGGTCAACAGCGCGCATCACCAGGCCGCCAAGTCGGTCGGCCCCGGCATCCTCGTCGACGCCACCGCCGAGGACGGCGTGATCGAAGGCATCGAGGACCCGCGCCACCGCTTCGTGCTCGGCGTGCAGTGGCATCCCGAGTTCTCGATCACGACGGGCGACGAGAAGATCTTCAAGGCCTTCGTGGACGCGGCGAAGGGATAG
- the rsmD gene encoding 16S rRNA (guanine(966)-N(2))-methyltransferase RsmD gives MRIVAGRHRGRAIAAPEGDAIRPTSDRARQSLFNLLEHGAPAKAGLVLRDAVVLDVFCGTGALGLEALSRGAAKAILIDSDAAAITLARRNAMALGEIARVSLRQLDATRPGKAPAAANLAFLDPPYGKDLAAAALAALAREGWLAPGAIVTVETATREDLALPEGFALLDERRYGKAKIAILVYFTSPLEGEAGVGGDRGAR, from the coding sequence ATGCGCATCGTCGCCGGCCGTCATAGGGGCCGGGCGATCGCCGCCCCCGAGGGCGACGCCATCCGCCCGACCTCGGACCGCGCGCGCCAGTCGCTCTTCAACCTGCTCGAGCATGGCGCGCCGGCCAAGGCGGGGCTCGTCCTCCGCGACGCGGTCGTGCTCGACGTCTTCTGCGGCACGGGCGCGCTCGGGCTGGAGGCGCTGTCGCGCGGCGCCGCCAAGGCGATCCTCATCGACAGCGACGCCGCCGCGATCACGCTCGCGCGCAGGAACGCGATGGCGCTGGGCGAGATCGCGCGGGTCTCCCTGCGCCAGCTCGACGCCACCCGGCCGGGCAAGGCGCCGGCGGCGGCGAACCTCGCCTTCCTCGACCCGCCCTATGGCAAGGACCTCGCCGCGGCGGCGCTGGCAGCGCTCGCCCGCGAAGGCTGGCTGGCACCCGGCGCCATCGTCACGGTCGAGACCGCCACCCGCGAGGACCTCGCGCTGCCCGAAGGCTTCGCGCTGCTCGACGAGCGGCGTTATGGAAAGGCGAAGATCGCCATTCTCGTTTACTTCACCTCCCCCCTTGAGGGGGAGGCTGGGGTGGGGGGTGATCGTGGAGCGCGGTGA
- a CDS encoding homocysteine S-methyltransferase family protein, whose protein sequence is MTPTLPLPDRTVLLDGGMGRELRMRGVPILETIWSANALVVAPEVVRQVHQDYIAAGAEIVTTNSYGVIRADLAKEGIEHRFAELNRMAGALAREARDRSGRKAFIAGSLPPLRGSYRPDLVGSHAEIEPLYEEQASLLAPYCDLMLCETMSSATEAVAAATAAARTGLPVWVSWTLHEDNSGRLRSGESVTEAAKAIAHLPVSAFLVNCCSPESITAAMPELARLPGGIAGGYANAFRPVPADWTLEAGGLLPLRDDLDPESYAHHAGHWHAAGARVVGGCCGTRPAHIARLRQMIAKESGA, encoded by the coding sequence ATGACCCCCACCCTCCCCCTCCCCGACCGCACCGTGCTGCTCGATGGCGGCATGGGCCGCGAGCTGCGCATGCGCGGCGTGCCGATCCTCGAGACCATCTGGTCGGCGAACGCGCTGGTGGTGGCGCCCGAGGTCGTGCGCCAGGTGCATCAGGACTACATCGCCGCCGGCGCCGAGATCGTCACCACCAACTCCTACGGCGTCATCCGCGCCGATCTCGCCAAGGAGGGGATCGAGCACCGCTTCGCCGAGCTGAACCGCATGGCGGGGGCGCTGGCCCGGGAGGCGCGCGACCGCTCCGGCCGCAAGGCCTTCATCGCGGGCTCCTTGCCGCCCTTGCGCGGGAGCTACCGGCCGGACCTCGTCGGCAGCCATGCCGAGATCGAGCCGCTCTATGAGGAGCAGGCCTCGCTGCTCGCCCCCTATTGCGACCTGATGCTGTGCGAGACCATGTCGAGCGCCACCGAGGCGGTCGCGGCCGCCACGGCCGCGGCGCGCACCGGCCTTCCCGTCTGGGTGAGCTGGACGCTGCATGAGGACAATTCGGGCCGGCTGCGCTCGGGCGAGAGCGTGACCGAGGCCGCCAAGGCGATCGCGCATCTCCCGGTCTCGGCCTTCCTCGTCAATTGCTGCAGCCCGGAGAGCATCACCGCCGCGATGCCCGAGCTGGCGCGGCTTCCGGGCGGGATCGCCGGCGGCTATGCCAACGCCTTCCGGCCGGTGCCGGCCGACTGGACGCTCGAGGCGGGCGGGCTTCTCCCCTTGCGCGACGACCTCGATCCGGAGTCCTATGCCCACCATGCCGGGCATTGGCATGCGGCCGGCGCCAGGGTCGTCGGCGGCTGCTGCGGCACGCGGCCGGCCCATATCGCGCGGCTGCGCCAGATGATCGCGAAGGAGTCAGGCGCATGA
- a CDS encoding nuclear transport factor 2 family protein: MPLTPDDIETLRRLEESLWRAETRFDRAYMERVLAPDFFEFGRSGRRYDRAQILAHSGDTIRATLPLARFAVHPIGADAALVTYVSEVAYGTVERANRSSLWLRTEKGWRLQFHQGTPVA, from the coding sequence ATGCCCCTCACGCCGGACGATATCGAGACGCTGCGGCGGCTGGAGGAATCCCTCTGGCGCGCCGAGACGCGCTTCGACCGCGCCTATATGGAGCGCGTGCTGGCGCCGGACTTCTTCGAGTTCGGCCGCTCGGGCCGGCGGTATGACCGCGCGCAGATCCTGGCCCATAGCGGCGACACGATCCGGGCCACCCTGCCCCTCGCTCGCTTCGCCGTGCATCCGATCGGCGCCGACGCCGCGCTCGTGACCTATGTGAGCGAGGTGGCCTATGGCACGGTCGAGCGCGCCAACCGCAGCTCGCTCTGGCTCCGGACGGAAAAGGGCTGGCGCCTCCAGTTCCACCAGGGCACGCCGGTCGCGTAG